A region of Maribacter algicola DNA encodes the following proteins:
- a CDS encoding DUF4301 family protein, with protein sequence MIALSEQDMKQMANKGIAKERVEDQINTFKEGIPFVDLQSAAVVGNGILRFTEGEERELINYYESNVSNLDILKFVPASGAASRMFKALFSFLDSYDPSNESLEAYFERTGDKDIKKLATGLEQMPFYKKVMDRLPSKFNSQGEKVFKFVKELLVEEALNYGFYPKGLLPFHKYGENTATPFEEHLKEGALYASSSNGSQLHFTISEQHEEMFKAELDAVGERVSKDTGIDYSVSYSFQKPSTDTIAVDMNNEPFRNPDGTVLFRPGGHGALIENLNEQDADIIFIKNIDNVAVMQDAKAVADSKKTLAGVLLKVQKKAFEYAKMLDEGSVSEKELDIIRVFLSEEMNVKFSKDFDSLSNKEKTDVLKSKINRPIRICGMVKNEGEPGGGPFWIKNADGEISLQIIESAQIDMDNPKQVDILQNSTHFNPVDLVCGIRDYKGNKFNLLDFIDPKQGFITEKTMNGKELKALELPGLWNGAMAHWNTIFVEVPLVTFNPVKTVLDLLKDSHQA encoded by the coding sequence ATGATAGCACTATCGGAACAGGATATGAAACAGATGGCGAACAAGGGGATTGCCAAGGAAAGAGTAGAGGATCAAATCAATACCTTCAAGGAAGGAATTCCCTTTGTGGATCTGCAAAGTGCCGCTGTTGTTGGCAACGGTATTCTTCGTTTTACGGAGGGGGAAGAAAGGGAGTTGATCAACTATTATGAATCCAACGTTAGTAACTTGGATATTCTAAAGTTTGTGCCAGCATCGGGGGCCGCTTCAAGGATGTTCAAGGCACTTTTTTCTTTTTTGGATTCCTATGATCCTTCCAATGAATCCCTTGAAGCTTATTTTGAACGAACGGGTGATAAGGATATTAAAAAGCTTGCCACAGGTTTGGAACAAATGCCATTTTATAAAAAAGTCATGGACAGGCTTCCTTCTAAATTTAATTCTCAAGGGGAAAAGGTATTTAAATTCGTAAAGGAACTTTTAGTCGAAGAGGCATTGAACTACGGCTTTTATCCAAAGGGTTTATTGCCATTTCATAAATATGGCGAAAATACGGCGACCCCTTTTGAGGAGCACCTAAAGGAAGGTGCCCTCTATGCAAGTTCCTCAAACGGCAGCCAATTACACTTTACGATATCTGAACAACATGAAGAAATGTTCAAGGCCGAATTGGATGCCGTTGGGGAGCGTGTTTCCAAAGATACAGGGATAGACTATTCGGTTAGCTACTCCTTTCAAAAACCATCCACGGATACCATTGCGGTGGATATGAACAATGAACCCTTCCGGAATCCGGATGGGACCGTATTGTTCCGCCCGGGGGGTCATGGTGCTTTGATAGAGAACCTGAACGAACAGGATGCCGATATTATTTTCATCAAAAACATTGATAATGTGGCCGTAATGCAGGATGCAAAAGCGGTCGCGGACAGCAAAAAGACCTTGGCAGGTGTCCTGCTGAAAGTCCAGAAAAAAGCTTTTGAATATGCTAAAATGCTTGATGAGGGAAGTGTCTCCGAAAAAGAACTGGATATAATAAGGGTTTTCTTATCCGAAGAAATGAACGTAAAATTTTCCAAGGATTTCGATAGTCTATCCAATAAGGAAAAGACGGACGTTTTAAAATCCAAAATCAATAGGCCCATCCGCATTTGTGGTATGGTGAAAAACGAAGGCGAACCGGGTGGCGGTCCGTTTTGGATAAAAAATGCTGATGGTGAGATTTCATTACAGATTATAGAATCCGCCCAAATCGATATGGATAACCCAAAGCAAGTGGACATTCTACAAAATTCGACCCACTTCAATCCGGTCGATTTGGTCTGTGGTATTCGCGACTACAAAGGAAACAAATTCAACCTTTTGGATTTTATCGACCCCAAACAGGGTTTTATCACCGAGAAAACTATGAATGGAAAGGAATTAAAGGCACTAGAGCTTCCTGGTCTATGGAACGGTGCCATGGCACATTGGAATACCATTTTTGTTGAAGTTCCCTTGGTAACCTTTAATCCGGTAAAGACGGTTCTAGATCTTTTAAAGGATTCGCACCAAGCTTAA
- a CDS encoding TonB-dependent receptor, which produces MKQSMFATLALLGLTMGSYAQQQPTETDSLEGKKVVLDEVFVSAVRVTKESPVTFSNLTKEEIKPRNLGQDIPILMNFLPSVVTTSDAGAGVGYTGIRVRGSDATRVNVTINGIPYNDAESQGTFWVNMPDFASSTESLQLQRGVGTSTNGAGAFGASLNLLTDGFSEDAYAQISSSYGSFNTFRRNIKFSTGLLNDMVEISGRLSRINSDGYIDRATSDLDSYFLQGAYKDDNTLIKALLFGGHEITYQAWYGIDAETLRTDRTFNPSGIYTDENGNIQFYENEVDDYKQDHAQLLWNERLSDSWSTNIALHYTKGRGFFEQFREDDAFETYGFEPLNVNGEEVNTTDLIRRRWLDNDFYGTVFSATYDRENLNLIFGGGWNNYEGDHFGEVIWARFASNGEYKDRYYDDTSKKSDFNIYSKANYKLNDHWSLYGDLQYRTVGYQANGEDTGMVDDTFNFFNPKAGVTYDLNRNNNFYFSYARANREPNRNDYENGSPRPEKLDDWELGWRYISPDVQVNTNLYYMKYQDQLVLTGELNDVGAPLRANVGDSYRFGLEVDAQVRIGTKFTWGPNITLSTNKNRDFLFQRDGVLQNLGNTNIAYSPDIIAGNLITYKPVEAFQISLLSKYVGKQFMGNIDAESSVLDAYTQTDLNFQYELPFKGFLKSIVFSGLVNNLFDADIVSNGYFFTFDDDFSNPGVITTVEGAGYYPQAGINFLLGATVNF; this is translated from the coding sequence ATGAAACAATCTATGTTCGCAACATTGGCCTTACTAGGCCTTACCATGGGCTCGTACGCCCAACAACAACCAACGGAAACGGATTCCCTAGAAGGGAAGAAAGTGGTACTGGACGAAGTCTTTGTCTCCGCGGTACGTGTTACCAAGGAGTCCCCGGTAACCTTTTCCAATTTAACAAAGGAAGAAATCAAACCAAGAAATTTAGGTCAGGACATTCCTATTTTAATGAATTTTTTGCCTTCTGTGGTTACCACCTCCGATGCTGGGGCCGGAGTAGGGTATACTGGTATTCGGGTACGCGGTAGCGATGCCACAAGGGTAAATGTTACTATTAATGGTATCCCGTACAACGATGCGGAATCGCAAGGAACGTTTTGGGTGAACATGCCCGATTTTGCCTCCTCTACCGAGAGTCTGCAGCTACAGCGCGGTGTGGGAACCTCTACCAATGGAGCAGGAGCCTTTGGTGCCAGTCTCAATTTGTTGACCGATGGTTTTTCCGAAGATGCCTATGCCCAGATATCTTCTTCCTACGGCAGTTTCAATACGTTTAGGCGGAATATCAAGTTCAGCACGGGTCTCCTAAACGATATGGTGGAAATTTCCGGGAGGCTTTCACGAATAAATTCCGACGGGTATATCGACAGGGCTACATCAGATTTGGATTCCTATTTTCTGCAAGGCGCCTACAAGGACGATAATACCCTGATCAAGGCCCTACTTTTTGGGGGGCATGAAATCACCTACCAAGCTTGGTACGGTATCGATGCGGAGACTCTACGGACGGACCGCACCTTTAATCCGTCAGGAATTTATACCGATGAAAATGGCAACATTCAATTCTATGAGAACGAGGTGGACGACTACAAACAGGACCATGCCCAGCTTTTATGGAACGAACGGCTATCCGATTCCTGGAGTACCAACATCGCTCTGCATTATACCAAAGGTAGGGGATTTTTTGAGCAGTTTAGGGAGGACGATGCTTTTGAAACCTACGGTTTTGAACCCCTTAACGTGAACGGGGAAGAAGTGAACACCACTGACCTGATCCGGCGACGTTGGTTGGACAATGATTTTTACGGTACCGTTTTTTCCGCAACGTATGATAGGGAAAACCTGAACCTGATTTTTGGGGGCGGATGGAACAACTACGAAGGAGACCACTTTGGCGAAGTCATCTGGGCAAGGTTTGCCAGCAATGGTGAATACAAGGACCGATATTATGATGACACCTCAAAAAAATCCGATTTTAATATCTATTCCAAGGCAAATTATAAGCTGAACGACCATTGGTCGCTCTACGGTGATTTACAATATAGAACGGTAGGGTATCAGGCCAATGGCGAGGATACGGGTATGGTAGATGATACCTTCAACTTTTTTAATCCCAAAGCGGGGGTTACTTATGATTTAAACCGAAATAATAATTTCTACTTCTCCTATGCCCGGGCTAACCGGGAACCCAATAGGAACGATTATGAAAATGGTAGTCCAAGACCCGAAAAATTGGACGATTGGGAATTGGGATGGCGCTACATTTCTCCAGACGTTCAAGTGAACACGAACCTTTACTATATGAAGTATCAGGATCAATTGGTATTGACCGGGGAACTGAACGATGTGGGTGCCCCGTTAAGGGCCAATGTGGGGGATAGTTATCGGTTTGGACTGGAAGTTGACGCACAAGTGCGAATAGGCACTAAGTTTACTTGGGGACCTAACATCACATTGAGTACCAATAAAAACAGGGATTTCCTTTTCCAAAGGGACGGAGTGTTGCAAAATTTGGGAAATACCAATATCGCCTATTCCCCAGATATTATAGCCGGAAACTTGATAACCTACAAGCCGGTGGAAGCATTTCAAATTTCCTTGTTGTCCAAATATGTGGGCAAACAGTTTATGGGGAATATAGATGCCGAGAGTTCCGTACTCGATGCCTATACCCAAACCGACCTGAATTTTCAGTATGAACTCCCATTCAAGGGTTTTTTGAAGAGCATTGTATTTTCAGGTTTGGTAAATAACCTGTTTGATGCGGATATCGTATCGAATGGATATTTCTTTACGTTTGATGATGATTTTTCAAACCCCGGAGTGATTACCACTGTGGAAGGTGCGGGATATTATCCGCAGGCGGGCATCAACTTTTTGTTAGGGGCGACGGTTAATTTTTAA
- a CDS encoding Rieske (2Fe-2S) protein has translation MKRISALILFLFFLACDNNTTNRNPYLQEINFRFDANLNLPEYNPLTNTGSAVRIILDGVGTRGVFIINAGFNQFRAFEASCPNHAPNDCSTMTLNGQVATCSCEDYEYSLFTGQMLNRPDDGNRYYDMLEYRTSFGGNSVTVTN, from the coding sequence ATGAAACGCATATCCGCTCTTATTCTTTTTCTGTTTTTTCTGGCCTGCGACAATAACACCACAAACCGCAATCCCTATCTGCAGGAAATCAATTTTAGGTTCGATGCCAACCTCAACTTACCAGAGTATAATCCTTTAACCAATACGGGAAGTGCAGTTCGAATTATACTTGATGGCGTGGGTACCCGTGGGGTTTTTATAATTAATGCCGGATTTAACCAGTTTCGAGCCTTTGAAGCCAGTTGTCCCAACCACGCGCCCAACGATTGTTCCACCATGACCTTGAACGGTCAGGTAGCGACCTGCTCCTGCGAGGACTATGAATACAGTCTTTTTACGGGACAGATGCTCAACAGACCGGACGATGGCAATCGCTACTATGACATGTTGGAATACAGAACAAGCTTTGGCGGAAATAGCGTTACCGTAACAAACTAA
- the greA gene encoding transcription elongation factor GreA, translating into MSNVSYYTAEGLKKLKEELNYLRDVERPKASQAIADARDKGDLSENAEYDAAKEAQGLLEMKISKMEATLANARLIDESQLDTSKVLVLSTVKLKNQTNGMEMKYKLVAESEADLKSGKISVNSPIGKGLLGKSVGEVAEISVPNGTMRFDILEITRE; encoded by the coding sequence ATGAGTAACGTATCATATTACACTGCTGAGGGACTTAAAAAGTTAAAGGAGGAATTGAATTACTTGAGGGATGTGGAGCGGCCAAAGGCTTCCCAGGCCATCGCGGATGCCCGGGATAAGGGAGACTTGTCCGAAAACGCGGAATATGATGCCGCCAAGGAGGCCCAGGGACTGCTGGAAATGAAGATTTCCAAAATGGAGGCCACCTTGGCAAATGCCCGATTGATTGACGAATCCCAATTGGATACGTCCAAGGTACTTGTACTGTCTACCGTAAAGTTAAAGAACCAGACCAACGGTATGGAGATGAAATATAAACTGGTCGCGGAAAGCGAAGCCGATTTAAAATCCGGGAAAATATCCGTGAACTCACCCATCGGAAAAGGATTGTTGGGGAAAAGCGTGGGCGAAGTGGCGGAAATATCCGTACCAAACGGCACCATGAGATTCGATATTCTTGAAATCACAAGGGAATAA
- a CDS encoding HIT family protein, producing MATLFTKIINREIPCYKIAEDENYLAFLDINPNAKGHTLCIPKVEVDKILDLDEATYMGLMAFSRKVGKALEQAVECKRVGITVIGLEVPHVHVHLIPLNSMQDATFQIKVKLSEEEFKQVAEAIASKL from the coding sequence ATGGCAACCCTATTCACTAAAATCATAAATAGAGAAATACCCTGCTACAAAATTGCTGAAGATGAAAACTATTTGGCATTTTTGGATATCAATCCCAATGCTAAAGGCCATACCCTATGTATCCCCAAGGTTGAGGTAGATAAAATATTGGACTTGGACGAGGCTACCTATATGGGGCTTATGGCATTTTCCAGAAAGGTTGGAAAGGCCCTTGAACAGGCCGTGGAATGTAAACGGGTGGGGATAACGGTGATTGGCCTGGAAGTGCCGCACGTACATGTACATTTGATTCCTTTGAACTCCATGCAGGACGCTACTTTTCAAATTAAGGTAAAACTATCGGAAGAGGAATTTAAGCAGGTAGCTGAGGCGATCGCTTCTAAACTTTGA
- a CDS encoding sensor histidine kinase, whose translation MNFSPKNKTTNIFLVIGSFIVVSLILWNTNSFFKTFKEEERLKMEIWATAQSEFLQSAEDVDLGSLHLKVFQNNTSTPMILINKDSSIRTNNIPSELATDSLYISKKLQQFQDENVPISIDQQGEHLATLYYGNSEVLNKLKFYPIALLLIILLFGAVIYFLFKTNKASEQNKLWAGMAKETAHQIGTPLSSLLGWNELLKTENISTDITKEIEKDIARLQTITERFSKIGSLPKLDASDIVIETRNAYDYLKRRSSKLIHFSFNSKVDNAQVLLNRSLYNWTIENLVKNGIDAMKGKGSIAIEIVPNGKHVNILVADTGHGIPKSSFNTIFNPGVTTKKRGWGLGLSLVKRIIEEYHNGKIKVLSSGKEGTIMQITLKVHQ comes from the coding sequence ATGAATTTTAGTCCTAAAAACAAGACTACGAACATATTCCTTGTTATTGGCTCCTTTATCGTGGTGAGTTTGATTCTTTGGAATACCAATAGCTTTTTTAAGACCTTCAAGGAGGAAGAGCGTTTAAAGATGGAGATTTGGGCCACGGCCCAATCAGAATTTTTACAATCTGCGGAAGACGTTGATTTAGGAAGTCTTCATTTAAAGGTTTTCCAAAACAATACCTCAACGCCCATGATCCTTATAAACAAGGATAGTTCCATAAGGACCAACAATATTCCTTCTGAGTTGGCTACCGATTCTTTATACATTTCCAAAAAGTTACAACAGTTCCAGGATGAGAACGTTCCCATCTCCATAGATCAGCAGGGAGAACATTTGGCAACACTCTACTATGGTAATTCTGAAGTATTGAACAAATTGAAGTTTTACCCCATCGCCCTGTTATTGATTATTCTGTTGTTTGGGGCCGTTATTTACTTTCTTTTTAAAACGAACAAGGCATCGGAACAGAACAAACTGTGGGCCGGAATGGCCAAGGAAACGGCACACCAAATTGGCACCCCACTTTCCTCCCTTTTAGGATGGAACGAGCTTTTGAAAACCGAGAATATAAGTACGGACATCACGAAGGAAATAGAAAAGGACATTGCGAGGTTACAGACCATAACGGAACGGTTTTCAAAAATTGGCTCCCTCCCAAAACTGGATGCAAGCGACATTGTTATTGAAACCAGGAACGCCTATGATTATCTTAAAAGAAGGAGTTCCAAACTGATTCATTTTTCCTTTAATTCAAAGGTCGACAATGCACAGGTTTTATTGAACCGATCGCTCTATAATTGGACCATTGAAAATTTGGTAAAGAATGGCATCGATGCAATGAAAGGCAAGGGAAGCATCGCCATTGAGATCGTTCCCAATGGGAAACATGTGAACATCCTTGTGGCCGATACCGGTCACGGAATCCCCAAAAGTAGTTTTAATACTATTTTTAACCCCGGCGTAACCACTAAAAAACGAGGATGGGGACTTGGCTTATCCCTTGTAAAAAGAATTATTGAGGAATATCATAACGGTAAGATAAAAGTGCTCTCCTCAGGAAAAGAAGGAACCATCATGCAAATCACACTTAAAGTACATCAATAA
- a CDS encoding DUF3127 domain-containing protein, with protein MEIEGKVKLIGDTQTFGNNGFRKREVVVTTDEQYPQHIMVEFVQDKCDLLNNYKVGQDVKISINLRGREWVNPQGETKYFNSIQGWRIESLAASQPEGMPPVPPMEAFEPADNLNEEDHDDLPF; from the coding sequence ATGGAAATAGAAGGAAAGGTAAAATTGATTGGGGATACCCAAACATTTGGTAATAACGGTTTTAGGAAGCGTGAAGTTGTTGTAACCACAGATGAACAGTACCCCCAACATATTATGGTAGAGTTTGTACAGGACAAATGTGATTTGTTGAACAACTACAAGGTTGGGCAGGATGTAAAGATCAGCATCAATCTAAGAGGTAGGGAATGGGTAAATCCACAAGGCGAAACCAAGTATTTCAATTCCATACAAGGGTGGAGAATTGAAAGTTTGGCAGCTTCTCAACCAGAGGGAATGCCACCTGTACCTCCAATGGAGGCCTTTGAACCTGCCGACAATTTGAATGAGGAGGACCATGATGATTTGCCTTTTTAA